In Triticum dicoccoides isolate Atlit2015 ecotype Zavitan unplaced genomic scaffold, WEW_v2.0 scaffold115573, whole genome shotgun sequence, the following are encoded in one genomic region:
- the LOC119343097 gene encoding expansin-B7-like produces the protein MASSLVAVEATLLLCILVAHAHGCCAKNHAPPPSPAVKQPPYRATPPAANSSWLDAKATWYGARHGAGPDDNGGACGFKNVNLPPFSAMTSCGNEPLFKDGKGCGSCYQIRCLKSDHPACSGVPETVIITDMNYYPVSPYHFDLSGTVFGAMAKDGRNDELRNAGIIDMQFRRVPCQYPGLAVMFHVEKGSNPFYMAVLVEYENGDGDVKLLEIMESRPDAGNGGEMAPTGDWVPMKESWGSIWRMDAR, from the exons ATGGCATCCTCCCTTGTTGCCGTCGAGGCTACTCTGCTCCTCTGCATCCTCGTTGCCCATGCCCATGGCTGCTGCGCCAAGAACCACGCGCCTCCTCCTTCCCCGGCCGTCAAGCAACCGCCCTACAGGGCCACTCCTCCTGCGGCCAATTCCAGCTGGCTCGACGCCAAGGCGACATGGTACGGCGCACGCCATGGTGCTGGGCCCGACGACAATGGTGGCGCGTGCGGATTCAAGAACGTCAACTTGCCGCCCTTCTCCGCCATGACCTCCTGCGGCAACGAGCCGCTCTTCAAGGATGGCAAGGGCTGCGGCTCGTGCTACCAG ATAAGGTGCTTAAAGTCAGATCATCCTGCATGCTCCGGTGTGCCGGAGACGGTGATCATCACGGACATGAACTACTATCCAGTCTCTCCTTACCACTTCGACCTCAGCGGCACAGTCTTTGGAGCCATGGCCAAGGACGGCCGCAACGACGAGCTTCGCAATGCGGGCATCATTGACATGCAGTTCCGAAG GGTGCCGTGCCAGTACCCGGGGCTGGCGGTGATGTTCCACGTGGAGAAGGGGTCGAACCCGTTCTACATGGCAGTCCTGGTGGAATACGAGAATGGCGACGGCGATGTGAAACTGCTAGAAATCATGGAGTCACGGCCGGACGCTGGCAACGGTGGTGAGATGGCTCCAACTGGGGATTGGGTCCCCATGAAGGAGTCGTGGGGTTCCATCTGGAG